The Rhodocytophaga rosea genome has a segment encoding these proteins:
- a CDS encoding sugar porter family MFS transporter, whose amino-acid sequence MESKSSSYLVFITLVATLGGLLFGFDMAVISGVLPFVQKQFSLAAAEEGWFVSCAIVGCVIGVLFSGELSDRWGRKKLLIIAAILFLLSALGTAMASSFTFLIIARIVGGMGVGVASNLAPLYISEIAPASVRGRLVTFYQLAVTLGILVAYLTNAAVLSYSQEHQGQSLGGLLDYIVLQEVWRSMFAIGVIPSLLFLAGLFFVPDSPRWLIQQGREGEGMSILAKINGEVVAQQDFQNIRRTLSHETGSYKELFAPGMRKALWIGLLLPLFSQFSGINAVIYYGPRILNDAGISIDNALMSQIILGAANLLFTLIAVWKVDQMGRRPLYLVGSMGATISLFLTGICFYTGATNSLFLLLSVIAFLACFAFSIGPLKFVIAAEIFPNKIRGRALALSIMTMWIADTVVGQLTPVLLESVGTAITFWLFAVCCLISFWVVYKMVPETKGKTLEEIEDMYMAPH is encoded by the coding sequence ATGGAAAGTAAAAGTTCTTCATATCTGGTATTCATTACCCTGGTAGCTACCTTAGGTGGATTATTGTTCGGGTTTGATATGGCGGTGATCTCAGGCGTATTGCCCTTTGTACAGAAACAATTTTCACTGGCTGCCGCTGAAGAAGGCTGGTTTGTGTCGTGTGCCATTGTAGGTTGTGTAATTGGGGTATTGTTTTCCGGAGAATTAAGCGACCGGTGGGGACGGAAAAAATTACTCATTATTGCAGCCATTCTGTTTTTGTTATCTGCTTTAGGCACGGCTATGGCTTCCTCTTTTACTTTTTTGATCATAGCACGTATAGTAGGGGGGATGGGCGTAGGAGTGGCTTCAAACCTGGCTCCTTTATATATTTCGGAAATTGCCCCAGCTTCTGTCCGTGGCAGACTGGTGACCTTTTACCAACTGGCGGTAACCTTAGGAATTCTGGTAGCTTACCTGACCAATGCTGCTGTCCTTAGCTATTCACAGGAACACCAGGGCCAGTCATTAGGCGGTTTATTGGACTATATTGTATTGCAGGAAGTGTGGAGAAGCATGTTTGCCATAGGGGTAATACCCTCTTTGTTATTTTTAGCTGGATTATTCTTTGTGCCGGACAGTCCCCGCTGGCTGATACAGCAGGGTAGGGAAGGAGAAGGTATGTCTATTCTGGCCAAAATCAACGGAGAAGTCGTAGCTCAGCAAGATTTCCAGAATATCCGCCGTACCCTTAGTCATGAAACAGGCTCGTATAAAGAACTATTTGCCCCAGGCATGCGAAAAGCCTTATGGATCGGATTGTTATTGCCTTTATTTTCCCAGTTCAGTGGAATTAATGCGGTTATTTATTATGGTCCACGCATTCTGAACGATGCTGGTATCAGTATCGACAATGCGCTTATGAGCCAGATTATTTTGGGCGCAGCAAACTTGCTATTTACTTTAATTGCTGTCTGGAAGGTAGACCAGATGGGCCGCCGGCCATTGTATCTGGTGGGATCAATGGGGGCAACCATCAGTTTATTTTTAACAGGCATTTGTTTTTACACTGGTGCCACGAATAGTCTTTTTCTCCTCCTGAGTGTAATTGCTTTTCTCGCCTGTTTTGCTTTCTCTATTGGACCCTTAAAATTTGTAATTGCTGCCGAAATTTTTCCTAATAAAATACGGGGCAGAGCCTTAGCCCTTAGCATCATGACCATGTGGATAGCTGATACCGTGGTGGGTCAACTAACTCCTGTTTTACTGGAATCTGTTGGTACAGCGATTACTTTCTGGCTCTTTGCTGTCTGCTGCCTGATTTCTTTCTGGGTGGTGTATAAAATGGTGCCTGAAACCAAAGGCAAAACGCTGGAAGAAATTGAAGATATGTATATGGCTCCTCATTAA
- a CDS encoding GH92 family glycosyl hydrolase, producing the protein MYTIRNLVILFLIICVPVLLLAQPKQPVDYADPMIGSSESRWMLNPGVTMPFGMVQLSPDNQGNVWKAGYEYTLNNIGGFSHIHSWTMSGLSIMPTVGALNTKQGPADGPTTGWTTGYRSRIDKKTEQASPGYYAVTLMNGNIRTELTSTTRAGFFRFTYPQEEEAHILIDLDFPAENKPKILDARITQVNDKEIEGYSKQQMDDWNEYTVHFVVRFNKPIGYFGGWKKDSVLHKVKEVTGSGDIGAFADFKTQKGEVILMQTGISLVSVEGARLNLETEMNPFNWNFDSVRNNARTTWNTLLSKIKVEGGSEENLKKFYTNLYRSYIARTIWSDVNGKYVDVCEQVRTLDDPKSPILGSDAFWNTFWNLNQLWTLVNPDIANMWVKSQLEMYKHGGWLSKGPAGIEYSGIMEASHEISLIVSAYQKGIRNFDAATAFKAMLHQQTVPGVKHECGGYAGNKFFDSYMKLGYVPHEEGQVSNTLEYAYDDWCVAQMAKALGKKSEYKGFIKRAGNYKNVFDPETKYIRMKHKDGAWVKDWNPYCCTSFNGTGYLEGNAWQYSFFNPHDVQGILNLMGKDEFNKRLEEGFEKSARFSFNAEADLYDRVPINHGNQPNMQAAYLFNYSGKPWLTQKWAREIMNTYYGSDPYHGWLGDEDEGQMGAWFVMSAMGLFETDGGASVKPFYEIGSPLFEKTTITLDNQYYSGKTFEIEARNTSDKNIYIQSATLDGKPLTKPWFYHADLVDGGKLVLEMGPEPNQNWGSKPQDAPPSMSAAANAK; encoded by the coding sequence ATGTATACGATAAGAAACCTTGTAATCTTATTTTTAATTATATGTGTGCCGGTTTTGCTACTGGCTCAGCCAAAGCAGCCGGTAGATTATGCCGATCCTATGATCGGTTCGTCTGAATCCCGCTGGATGCTGAACCCTGGCGTAACAATGCCCTTCGGAATGGTGCAATTGAGTCCGGATAATCAGGGGAATGTATGGAAAGCTGGGTATGAATATACCTTAAATAACATTGGCGGTTTCAGTCACATCCATTCCTGGACCATGTCTGGCCTTTCAATTATGCCTACCGTGGGTGCTTTAAATACCAAACAAGGGCCTGCTGATGGCCCCACTACCGGCTGGACTACCGGGTACCGCTCCAGAATTGATAAAAAAACAGAACAAGCCAGTCCAGGCTATTATGCGGTAACGTTGATGAATGGAAATATCCGCACTGAGTTAACAAGTACCACCCGGGCAGGTTTTTTTCGATTCACCTATCCCCAGGAGGAAGAAGCACATATTTTGATAGATCTGGATTTCCCGGCAGAAAACAAACCTAAAATTCTGGATGCCCGCATTACACAAGTAAACGACAAGGAAATTGAAGGCTATTCTAAACAGCAGATGGATGACTGGAATGAGTACACGGTTCATTTTGTCGTGCGGTTTAATAAACCAATCGGGTATTTTGGCGGCTGGAAAAAGGATAGCGTTTTGCACAAAGTAAAAGAAGTAACCGGCAGTGGCGATATTGGGGCATTTGCAGATTTCAAAACGCAAAAAGGCGAAGTAATTCTGATGCAGACTGGTATTTCGCTGGTAAGTGTGGAAGGGGCAAGATTGAACCTGGAAACGGAGATGAATCCGTTTAACTGGAATTTTGATTCGGTCAGGAATAATGCCAGAACCACCTGGAATACCTTGCTTAGTAAGATAAAAGTAGAAGGCGGCAGCGAAGAAAATCTTAAGAAGTTCTATACCAATCTGTATCGTTCCTATATTGCCCGTACCATCTGGAGCGACGTTAATGGCAAATATGTAGATGTATGTGAACAAGTACGTACACTTGATGATCCCAAATCTCCCATCCTAGGGTCTGATGCTTTCTGGAATACCTTCTGGAACCTGAACCAGCTATGGACATTGGTAAATCCGGATATTGCCAATATGTGGGTAAAATCCCAGCTGGAAATGTACAAGCACGGCGGCTGGCTGTCGAAGGGACCTGCAGGAATTGAATATTCTGGTATTATGGAAGCTTCCCACGAAATTTCACTGATTGTGAGTGCTTATCAGAAAGGTATCCGGAACTTTGACGCTGCTACAGCTTTTAAGGCAATGCTTCATCAACAGACCGTACCTGGAGTAAAACACGAATGTGGGGGGTATGCCGGAAATAAGTTTTTTGACTCGTACATGAAATTAGGCTATGTGCCGCATGAAGAAGGCCAGGTTTCTAATACCTTAGAATATGCCTATGACGATTGGTGTGTAGCCCAGATGGCCAAAGCGTTGGGCAAAAAAAGTGAATATAAAGGGTTTATTAAACGGGCGGGGAATTATAAAAACGTATTCGATCCGGAAACAAAATACATCCGCATGAAACACAAAGATGGCGCCTGGGTGAAAGACTGGAATCCCTATTGCTGCACCTCGTTCAATGGAACCGGCTATCTGGAAGGCAATGCCTGGCAATACAGCTTTTTTAATCCGCATGATGTACAAGGCATTCTCAACCTGATGGGGAAAGATGAATTTAACAAGCGGCTGGAAGAAGGTTTTGAAAAATCTGCCAGGTTTAGTTTCAATGCCGAAGCCGATCTGTACGACCGGGTGCCGATCAATCATGGAAACCAGCCCAATATGCAGGCGGCCTATTTGTTCAATTATTCCGGTAAACCCTGGCTTACTCAAAAATGGGCACGTGAGATCATGAATACCTACTACGGTTCCGATCCTTACCATGGCTGGCTGGGCGACGAGGACGAAGGACAAATGGGAGCCTGGTTTGTAATGAGCGCCATGGGGCTTTTTGAAACAGATGGAGGGGCTTCTGTAAAACCCTTTTATGAAATAGGCAGTCCCTTGTTTGAGAAAACGACCATTACCCTGGATAACCAGTATTATTCTGGAAAAACCTTTGAAATTGAAGCCAGAAATACTTCGGATAAAAACATTTACATTCAGTCAGCAACTCTAGATGGAAAGCCATTAACCAAGCCATGGTTTTATCATGCGGATCTGGTAGATGGAGGAAAACTAGTACTGGAAATGGGACCAGAACCCAACCAAAACTGGGGAAGCAAACCACAGGATGCACCGCCTTCTATGTCAGCGGCAGCAAATGCTAAGTAA
- a CDS encoding (2Fe-2S)-binding protein, giving the protein MKASITLTVNGNTHTVDVDPSMPLLYVLRNHLELNGPKYGCGLAQCGSCMVLLDGKAVPSCLLRIDDVKNLKVTTLEGLLRQDGGLHPVQEAFVQQQAAQCGFCLNGMVISAVALLSENKSPDENAIRTNLQRVLCRCGAQSRVIKAVKQASHTLTSKAKQGQE; this is encoded by the coding sequence ATGAAAGCGAGTATAACCCTTACTGTGAACGGGAACACACATACAGTTGATGTAGATCCTTCTATGCCACTGCTTTACGTCCTGCGAAATCATTTAGAACTTAATGGGCCTAAGTATGGCTGTGGTTTGGCGCAATGTGGTTCCTGTATGGTACTTCTGGACGGAAAAGCTGTTCCCAGTTGCCTCCTGCGGATTGACGATGTTAAAAACCTGAAGGTAACAACTCTGGAAGGACTCCTGCGCCAGGATGGTGGATTGCATCCGGTACAGGAAGCTTTTGTGCAACAGCAAGCAGCGCAATGTGGATTTTGCCTGAATGGAATGGTTATTTCGGCAGTAGCTCTGTTATCGGAAAATAAATCGCCTGATGAAAATGCTATCCGTACGAATTTACAAAGGGTTCTCTGCCGTTGTGGGGCTCAATCCCGTGTGATCAAAGCCGTTAAACAAGCTTCGCATACGCTAACATCCAAAGCTAAACAAGGGCAGGAATGA
- a CDS encoding xanthine dehydrogenase family protein molybdopterin-binding subunit, protein MKEKETNASLSRRDFLKGAGCLTIAFPLFGTCWLPETDKSLDDTLPGSLKGQPQINAWLEILPEGKIRVLTGKMELGQGIRTAIAQVAAEELDMDIENVEVHLAETGRTPHEGYTAGSGSIENSAMSVRYAAAAARMKLMELAAKKLQAKTEQLELANGSVFVKGGKQKLTFSQILDGAQLKDEVRLPVQLKEKSAYKLVGKAIPRKDIERMVRGQQYYIQDLRFPGMVHGRIIRPSAYEAKLSSFDEKALKQKFPGIIKTVVNGNFLGLIATDEFEAMQAQAFVKEHATWTPGKALPEGDLQTYIKKLPGKTEQVKVKGNINGASGGNALSIQASYFKPYIMHGSIGPSCGIALFENSILHIWSHSQGIYPMREALTKMLGIPSDQIHIVGVPGSGCYGHNGADDAATDAALLAMAYPGKHVRVQWSRAEEHGWEPYGSAIAVDLKASLDSSGKINYWDSEVWTDSHSTRPGGDPATLLTARHIDKAFKMQSAGYTGGGHRNAEPYYAIPNLQIVAHFFEGPLRVSSLRGLGAYANIFALESFMDELAEKAGKDPLTFRLMHLEDERAIAVVKKIQEMTKNEKTNKKEGMGYAFSRYKNTATYCAVAAKVSVETGSGEVKVHKMWASIDAGEVINLDGIINQTEGGMIQSASWTLKEQVQFDSRHVNSLDWASYPIFRFSDVPQVEVAVINRPQEKPLGAGEAAQGPTSAAIANAVYRACGKRIRHLPIEQAMKQK, encoded by the coding sequence ATGAAAGAAAAAGAAACCAACGCTTCATTATCCAGGAGAGATTTTCTGAAAGGAGCAGGATGTCTTACGATAGCTTTTCCATTATTTGGTACCTGCTGGCTGCCAGAAACAGATAAGAGCCTGGACGATACATTGCCCGGAAGTCTGAAAGGACAACCACAGATCAATGCCTGGCTGGAAATTTTGCCAGAAGGGAAAATCCGTGTATTAACCGGAAAAATGGAACTCGGCCAGGGTATTCGTACGGCTATTGCACAAGTGGCGGCAGAAGAACTGGATATGGATATTGAGAACGTGGAAGTACATCTGGCCGAAACCGGACGAACTCCCCACGAAGGCTATACTGCCGGAAGCGGCTCGATTGAGAACAGTGCAATGTCTGTGCGCTATGCCGCGGCTGCTGCCCGTATGAAATTGATGGAACTCGCCGCGAAGAAACTACAGGCAAAAACAGAGCAGCTGGAACTGGCCAACGGGAGTGTATTTGTGAAGGGTGGAAAGCAGAAACTGACTTTTAGCCAGATATTAGATGGCGCCCAGCTTAAAGATGAAGTGCGTTTGCCGGTTCAACTCAAAGAGAAATCTGCTTACAAGTTGGTGGGCAAGGCTATCCCCCGCAAGGATATAGAACGGATGGTGAGGGGTCAACAGTACTATATCCAGGACTTGCGTTTTCCGGGAATGGTACATGGACGCATCATCAGGCCTTCAGCTTACGAGGCAAAACTAAGCTCGTTTGATGAAAAAGCCTTAAAGCAAAAGTTTCCTGGTATCATAAAAACAGTGGTAAATGGTAATTTCTTAGGTTTGATTGCCACCGATGAATTTGAAGCAATGCAGGCTCAGGCTTTTGTAAAAGAACATGCCACCTGGACACCTGGAAAAGCCTTACCGGAAGGTGACTTGCAAACGTATATCAAAAAGTTGCCTGGTAAAACCGAGCAGGTGAAAGTAAAAGGTAACATAAATGGTGCTTCCGGTGGCAATGCTCTTTCCATACAAGCAAGCTACTTTAAGCCTTATATTATGCATGGCTCTATCGGTCCTTCCTGTGGTATTGCATTGTTTGAAAATTCCATTCTGCATATCTGGTCGCATAGCCAGGGTATATACCCGATGAGAGAAGCGCTTACAAAAATGCTTGGTATTCCCTCAGATCAGATTCATATCGTAGGCGTACCCGGATCTGGTTGTTATGGCCATAATGGGGCAGATGATGCGGCGACAGATGCGGCCTTACTGGCAATGGCTTATCCGGGCAAACATGTACGCGTGCAATGGTCACGGGCAGAGGAGCATGGCTGGGAACCTTATGGCAGCGCTATCGCCGTAGACTTAAAAGCAAGTCTGGATTCATCCGGAAAAATTAACTATTGGGATAGTGAAGTTTGGACCGATTCGCATAGTACACGCCCCGGCGGAGACCCTGCTACATTACTTACTGCCCGCCACATTGACAAAGCATTTAAGATGCAATCGGCTGGTTATACTGGCGGAGGACACCGCAATGCAGAACCCTATTATGCCATTCCTAATCTTCAGATTGTAGCGCATTTTTTTGAAGGGCCACTTCGGGTATCTTCCCTGCGTGGACTAGGTGCGTATGCCAATATTTTTGCACTGGAATCCTTTATGGATGAACTCGCCGAAAAAGCAGGAAAAGACCCCTTAACCTTTCGCCTGATGCATCTGGAAGATGAAAGAGCCATAGCGGTTGTCAAAAAGATACAGGAGATGACAAAAAATGAAAAAACAAATAAGAAAGAGGGGATGGGATATGCCTTTTCACGATATAAAAATACAGCTACCTATTGTGCCGTTGCAGCAAAAGTATCTGTAGAAACCGGCTCCGGTGAAGTGAAAGTGCATAAAATGTGGGCTTCTATTGATGCCGGTGAAGTAATCAATCTGGATGGCATCATCAACCAGACGGAAGGAGGCATGATCCAAAGTGCCAGCTGGACACTCAAAGAGCAAGTACAGTTTGATTCCAGGCATGTCAATAGCCTGGACTGGGCTTCTTATCCGATCTTCAGGTTCAGTGATGTTCCCCAGGTGGAAGTAGCCGTTATCAACAGGCCTCAGGAAAAACCATTGGGCGCCGGGGAAGCCGCACAAGGCCCAACCTCTGCTGCCATAGCCAATGCTGTATACAGAGCCTGTGGAAAGCGTATACGCCACTTACCTATAGAGCAGGCCATGAAGCAGAAGTAA
- a CDS encoding GH92 family glycosyl hydrolase, whose product MHRLLCQRQQMLSKQIEYIIDKVKLLMRYSNSTFSVLTWLRFVNQRAFVILVIHIVLVCVFSDTSTAQTAKPDFTQFVDPHIGTAHCRWFHFTPGAIPFGMAKPAPSTDGHYGNKSGWEAVGYDFRHESIEGFANFHEFQIGGIVFAPLTGKLQTIPGKLENTNEGYRSPFDRKDEKATSGYYSVVLKEYGIKAELTATERVAFHRYTFPAGNESHILFDIGNRQGESGRVKDAKVYMTPDGRIEGFVTTLPEYVQKYQAGAEVSMYFSAVLDKKPTAFGVFKGNEQQAGKKELSGEGAGMYLTFTTKANESVTIKAGLSYTSIENARLNLQTEAANLSFDQAKNQALSTWNTYLGRIQVETSNRADKVKFYTGLYHALLGRGLASDVNGAYPKNDGTVGQIPVDKNNKPVHHHYNTDAIWGAFWNLTQLWALAYPEYYSAFVKSQLLVYKDAGWLGDGIANSKYVSGVGTNFVSLVMASAYMCGIRDFDVNLAYEASLKNEIDGNNRPRGAGKLDVDRFVKYGFVNHIDKSDASDEIWRFSGSHTLEYAFSSFSVAQWAKLLGKEKDHQQLMRLSKAWEQLYDPKTQFLRPKYADGKFIDNFKPTEVWRGFQEGNAWQYTFYVPHEPESLVAKVGKDRFNSRLDSIFTVSQKAVFGGGKNIDAFAGLEGLYNHGNQPNLHISWLFNYSGKPSLTQKWARAICNEFYGTEGVHGYGYGQDEDQGQLGAWYVIGSMGLFDVKALTETEPSFGIGSPLFTKITIQLNQKYYKGKEFVIEARNNSQKNSYVQSFTMNGKKLYKPFIPFKSVTDGGTLILEMGNKPKDSY is encoded by the coding sequence ATGCACCGCCTTCTATGTCAGCGGCAGCAAATGCTAAGTAAGCAAATTGAATATATAATAGATAAAGTTAAGCTGCTCATGCGCTATTCTAATTCTACCTTTTCTGTACTTACTTGGTTGCGATTTGTTAATCAGCGAGCATTTGTTATTCTGGTGATACATATAGTATTGGTATGTGTTTTCTCTGATACTTCAACTGCACAAACAGCCAAACCCGATTTTACGCAATTCGTTGATCCGCATATTGGCACAGCCCATTGCCGCTGGTTTCATTTTACCCCAGGGGCTATTCCTTTCGGTATGGCTAAACCAGCTCCTTCTACAGATGGGCATTATGGAAATAAATCCGGATGGGAAGCAGTAGGCTATGATTTTAGACATGAATCCATTGAAGGTTTTGCAAATTTTCATGAATTCCAGATCGGCGGAATAGTGTTTGCACCTCTAACCGGCAAACTGCAAACCATTCCTGGCAAATTAGAAAATACAAACGAAGGTTACCGTTCTCCCTTTGACCGCAAAGATGAAAAGGCAACGTCCGGATATTACTCAGTGGTATTAAAAGAGTATGGTATAAAAGCGGAACTGACAGCTACTGAGAGAGTGGCTTTTCACCGCTATACTTTTCCGGCAGGCAATGAGTCCCATATTCTGTTTGACATAGGAAACCGCCAGGGTGAAAGTGGCCGGGTGAAAGATGCTAAAGTATATATGACACCAGATGGCCGCATTGAAGGTTTTGTTACTACCCTTCCGGAATATGTGCAGAAATACCAGGCAGGAGCCGAAGTAAGCATGTATTTTTCAGCTGTTCTGGATAAAAAACCAACGGCTTTTGGTGTATTCAAAGGAAATGAGCAGCAAGCCGGGAAAAAAGAATTGTCTGGAGAAGGGGCAGGAATGTATCTGACTTTTACTACCAAAGCCAATGAATCAGTCACCATCAAAGCCGGACTTTCTTATACCTCCATTGAAAATGCCCGCCTGAACCTGCAAACAGAAGCAGCTAATTTAAGTTTTGATCAGGCAAAAAATCAGGCACTCTCTACCTGGAATACTTATCTGGGCCGCATACAAGTAGAAACTTCCAACCGGGCCGACAAAGTAAAATTTTATACAGGCTTATACCATGCTTTATTAGGCCGTGGACTTGCCAGTGATGTAAATGGAGCGTATCCAAAAAATGATGGCACCGTAGGGCAAATTCCTGTAGATAAAAATAACAAACCGGTTCATCATCATTACAATACCGATGCCATTTGGGGGGCTTTCTGGAACCTGACACAGCTTTGGGCTCTGGCCTATCCGGAATATTATTCAGCATTCGTAAAAAGCCAGTTGCTGGTCTATAAAGATGCCGGCTGGCTGGGCGATGGCATTGCCAATAGTAAATATGTATCTGGAGTGGGCACCAACTTTGTCAGCCTGGTAATGGCCAGTGCCTATATGTGCGGCATCCGAGATTTTGATGTAAACTTAGCCTATGAAGCATCCTTGAAAAACGAAATCGACGGGAATAATCGTCCAAGAGGGGCCGGGAAACTGGATGTAGACCGCTTTGTAAAATATGGATTTGTTAATCACATTGATAAGTCAGATGCTTCGGACGAAATATGGCGTTTTTCCGGTTCTCATACACTCGAATATGCGTTTAGTTCTTTTTCTGTAGCTCAATGGGCAAAGCTATTAGGGAAAGAGAAGGATCACCAGCAACTGATGCGTTTATCCAAGGCCTGGGAGCAACTCTACGACCCGAAGACACAATTCCTGCGGCCAAAATATGCTGATGGTAAATTCATTGATAATTTCAAACCCACCGAAGTATGGCGGGGATTTCAGGAGGGTAATGCCTGGCAATATACCTTTTATGTACCACACGAACCAGAAAGTCTGGTAGCTAAAGTAGGAAAAGACCGATTCAACTCGAGGCTCGACAGTATTTTCACCGTTTCTCAAAAAGCAGTGTTTGGGGGTGGCAAAAATATTGATGCCTTTGCCGGCTTAGAAGGGTTATACAATCATGGAAACCAGCCTAACCTACATATTTCCTGGCTGTTCAATTATTCCGGCAAACCTTCACTTACTCAGAAATGGGCACGGGCCATTTGTAATGAATTCTACGGAACAGAAGGTGTACACGGCTATGGCTATGGCCAGGATGAAGACCAGGGACAATTGGGAGCCTGGTATGTGATAGGCAGCATGGGTTTATTTGACGTAAAAGCACTCACGGAAACGGAACCCAGTTTCGGCATAGGAAGTCCGCTTTTTACTAAGATTACGATTCAACTCAATCAAAAATATTATAAAGGAAAAGAGTTTGTAATAGAAGCCCGGAACAACAGCCAAAAAAATAGCTATGTACAATCTTTTACAATGAATGGAAAGAAACTCTACAAACCATTTATTCCTTTTAAGTCGGTGACTGATGGCGGTACATTAATTCTGGAGATGGGCAATAAGCCCAAGGATAGTTATTAG
- a CDS encoding gluconate 2-dehydrogenase subunit 3 family protein, whose amino-acid sequence MKRRSLLKQLGIAAGGILTLPAWASGWSPESIGHISTLPVSDENLLAEIVETIIPETSTPGAKSLKVHQFIMRMVNDCYGADVQENLKKGLATTEQAANQTFQKSFMECDAKQRKQVFLQLINSTDTATKRFAEMTKNLTIRGYMNSEYVMVNILKYNMVPGFYNGCVPVKA is encoded by the coding sequence ATGAAAAGACGTTCTTTATTAAAACAATTAGGTATTGCTGCCGGCGGCATCCTAACTCTTCCCGCATGGGCATCCGGCTGGTCGCCTGAATCTATTGGACATATCTCTACTTTGCCGGTTTCTGATGAAAACCTGCTGGCAGAAATAGTTGAAACCATTATTCCCGAAACTTCTACGCCTGGCGCCAAATCCTTAAAAGTGCATCAGTTTATAATGCGGATGGTGAACGACTGTTATGGAGCAGATGTACAGGAAAACCTGAAAAAAGGCCTGGCGACTACTGAGCAAGCAGCCAATCAGACTTTTCAAAAGTCATTTATGGAATGTGATGCCAAGCAGCGTAAGCAGGTATTCCTTCAGTTGATAAATTCTACGGATACGGCTACAAAACGCTTTGCCGAGATGACAAAAAACCTGACAATCCGGGGTTATATGAACTCCGAGTATGTAATGGTAAATATCCTCAAATACAATATGGTACCCGGGTTTTATAATGGTTGCGTACCTGTAAAGGCCTAA